From the genome of Synchiropus splendidus isolate RoL2022-P1 chromosome 17, RoL_Sspl_1.0, whole genome shotgun sequence, one region includes:
- the arhgap32b gene encoding rho GTPase-activating protein 32 isoform X2: MEAGSGAAAAVGSAALGLLGATATSSHDILDRGLRPGRHLEDDDIVPELAYIHPRERPDWEETISAMARSAEIPELRAEPLMRSSSSSTASMKVKNVKKLCFTKGHFPKLAECAHFHYENVDFGTIQLTLGDEQCEVTRNGYESKELVYLVHIYCQGRSWIVKRSYEDFRVLDKHLHLCIYDRRFSQLPELPRLDSLTDQSESVSQMLLAYLSRLSSIADNKINCGPALTWMEVDNKGNHLLVHEESSINVPAIAAAHVIKRYIAQASDELSFEVGDIVSVIDMPPKEDTTWWRGKHGFQVGFFPSECVELINDKVPQSMTNSVPKPDLEMESVIQDSSWVADPLNHYSISSVSKKHGKLITFLRTFMKSRPTKQKLKQRGILRERVFGCDLGEHLLNSGHDVPQVLKSCTEFIEKHGVVDGIYRLSGIASNIQKLRHEFDSEQIPDLTKDVYIQDIHCVGSLCKLYFRELPNPLLTYQLYEKFSDAVSAATDEERLIKIHDVIQQLPPPHYRTLEFLMRHLSRLAAFSYITNMHSKNLAIVWAPNLLRSKQIESACFSGTAAFMEVRIQSVVVEFILNHVDVLFSTKLSSLIREGAGHNSLSRPKSLLVSSPSTKLLSLEEAQARTQAQINSPVTEDSKYIEVGEGPAALQGKFHTVIEFPTERKRPPIKTKKSPVGSWRSFFNLGKSSSMSKRKLHRNPSEPNELKAMALSGGRGDTATLRSAKSEESLSSLHNVEGESKMYRPRRPRSSSDALSASFNGELLDSRQHCNSYDNLDATEDSDADDGPICVPALISPPRLAGEDVDLSPPDIGMASLDFDPMSFQCSIPDTTYSFPLEDSVAGAECSLSKRKPGSREQTSSSDLISSSYLGNLSSSLLSTEFSKPAGEKPETKKLTTSYSYSDKPTQAVSPIKCLKTTTLTPFSTPELFTVEMSEKNSVGKTLPPPLVSKDSSPLMGSVLLRATEPSLSEAFQMELNSKLAAFDSVDGPESKAEERDQLALASTSQEPQVSNPTKDFSPQSQCSTAPVSAPPPPPPKNAARMLALALAESAQQVSLQPHPQCSEAATPVSKVEVEVSATQDTPSLAPLPQTHFDNILDQASSLPPAASTQSASCYSSNSSHPLAQQTPSSTILRPASSTTPPETDFSPPDTPQDKFAPPSASKSLVHPSTKSPDQEVPAKVPTPTSTSQATTPRSGCSESRVAPQSASEMKPEETTAPPVLPKPTEVPPLKPKKPVIPLPQHQPQPQPLLTPQCQTKTQPPPSNTSARTAPGESSEKPWEAIKPIQPCAGSSKYPDSHGSAPPAPPVRTMESKLATAALSQSEASFHVLVEGHPDEVLPQRPLTPRKTSTPQPPYVYHKGDPVLLEPSGGAYYHQRPVPLGPQGMPHHYRPEVAPPHHAYVSKSEPQIPYSARVDNRYSTLGPRSYHHSIKSRGNPRNIYMAPGPGHQGYSHDRTHGYPTIRRVHSLHVPSTIRTVPIHRTEVPPDDDMFFYHRPVYPCKAYQQAPPHPPQQSSQTDYHVTQLQPFFENGRVQYRYSPYSGSSPMEAPFYDIDPYGTIRVRHIHSYGGRDPATASRPVGKTGYHYLARHVIPPGKEHSFVSRDMPPGHASKEAPAYLSWDPEEAERLRMHSIRRESRARQKIKGPVLSQYDNVALFSSADMSGYETLHLRSKSDPGKAVLVAAESKDGRYLPRHLQSDPDVVMYMETDVQGHVGGDKLEGIGKQGSSKKCQSSHSLPSSVGLSQQQETKHEAVEEKLSGDSSHSKHRHQDSTKRSFQTTEHHQTKVKTNSYHSIDEQFSASREHVVRSKPERSHSVREQPHYNPSKPDLDRDYYQKHNMKPVQSHYDNLDDYHPVPHSQAPAQKRGGSSTYPAAGFPVSHNNNGAYATALGQGAFIQTELGLPRPEADLRTE; this comes from the exons TTGACCCTGGGCGACGAACAGTGTGAAGTGACACGAAATGGCTACGAGTCGAAGGAGCTTGTCTACTTGGTTCATATTTACTGCCAG GGTCGCAGTTGGATTGTGAAGCGCAGCTATGAGGATTTCCGAGTCTTGGACAAACACTTGCACCTCTGCATCTACGACCGACGTTTCTCGCAGCTGCCTGAGCTTCCACGACTGGACAGCCTGACTGACCAGTCTGAG TCCGTTTCCCAGATGTTGTTGGCTTACCTTTCGCGGCTTTCGTCCATTGCCGATAACAAAATCAACTGTGGACCTGCGCTGACATGGATGGAG GTTGACAATAAGGGCAATCATCTGCTGGTGCATGAAGAGTCATCCATCAACGTTCCAGCGATCGCAGCCGCCCACGTCATCAAGCGCTACATCGCACAAGCATCAGATGAGCTGTCGTTTGAG GTCGGTGACATTGTTTCAGTCATTGACATGCCGCCTAAAGAAGACACCACATGGTGGAGAGGCAAACATGGCTTCCAG GTTGGCTTCTTTCCCAGCGAGTGTGTGGAACTCATCAATGACAAAGTGCCACAGTCCATGACCAACTCAGTACCCAAGCCag ACTTGGAGATGGAGAGTGTAATACAGGACAGTTCATGGGTGGCCGACCCGCTAAACCACTACAGCATAAGTTCAG TGTCGAAAAAACACGGGAAGCTGATCACCTTCCTACGCACCTTCATGAAGTCCAGGCCCaccaagcagaagctgaagcaaaGAGGCATCCTCCGGGAGAGGGTGTTTGGCTGTGACCTGGGGGAGCACCTCCTCAACTCAGGCCATGATG TTCCACAGGTTCTCAAGAGCTGCACTGAATTCATCGAGAAACATGGAGTGGTGGATGGTATCTACCGCCTCTCTGGAATTGCCTCCAATATCCAGAAACTACG GCACGAGTTTGACTCGGAGCAGATCCCCGACCTGACCAAAGATGTTTACATCCAGGACATCCACTGCGTTGGCTCCTTGTGCAAGCTCTACTTCAGAGAGCTGCCAAACCCGCTGCTGACCTATCAGCTCTATGAGAAATTCTCT GATGCTGTTTCAGCAGCGACAGATGAAGAACGACTCATCAAGATCCATGACGTCATTCAGCAGCTTCCGCCACCGCATTACAG gACGCTGGAGTTTCTAATGAGGCACTTGTCCCGGCTGGCAGCCTTCAGCTACATCACCAACATGCACAGCAAGAACCTGGCTATAGTCTGGGCTCCTAACTTGCTCAG GTCGAAACAGATAGAGTCTGCATGCTTCAGTGGTACAGCAGCCTTCATGGAGGTCCGCATCCAGTCAGTGGTTGTAGAGTTCATCCTCAATCACGTGGACGTCCTGTTTAGCACCAAACTCAGCTCCCTCATACGAGAGGGAGCAG GTCACAACTCGCTGTCCAGGCCAAAGTCTTTGTTGGTCTCATCACCCTCGACTAAACTCCTTAGCCTGGAAGAGGCCCAGGCACGGACACAAGCCCAGATAAACTCCCCTGTTACTGAAGACAGCAAGTATATAGAGGTGGGCGAGGGTCCTGCTGCGCTGCAGGGCAAGTTCCACACTGTCATCGAGTTTCCCACTGAGAG GAAGAGGCCCCCTATCAAGACGAAGAAGTCTCCTGTGGGTAGTTGGCGTTCCTTCTTCAACCTGGGCAAATCTTCTTCCATGTCCAAACGCAAGCTGCACCGCAACCCAAGTGAACCGAATGAGCTCAAAGCCATGGCTTTgtctg gaggcagaggagacaCCGCCACTCTGAGATCAGCCAAGAGTGAGGAGTCGCTGAGTTCGCTGCATAATGTTGAAG GAGAGTCGAAGATGTACCGGCCACGGAGGCCGCGCTCCAGCAGTGACGCCCTGTCAGCCTCTTTTAACGGCGAGCTGCTGGACAGCCGGCAGCACTGCAATTCCTACGACAACCTCGACGCCACAGAGGACAGCGACGCAGATGACGGGCCCATCTGTGTGCCCGCTCTCATCTCACCTCCCCGCCTAGCAGGAGAAGACGTGGACCTCAGCCCGCCGGACATCGGCATGGCCTCTCTGGACTTTGACCCCATGTCTTTCCAGTGCAGCATCCCTGACACAACCTACTCCTTCCCGCTCGAGGACTCTGTGGCCGGAGCCGAGTGTTCCTTGTCAAAGAGGAAACCTGGGAGTCGTGAACAGACCAGCAGCTCCGACCTCATCTCCTCGTCCTACCTAGGGAACTTGTCGTCCTCTTTACTGTCCACTGAATTCAGCAAACCTGCTGGAGAGAAACCAGAAACCAAAAAACTAACCACGTCCTATTCCTACTCTGATAAACCCACGCAGGCTGTTTCGCCTATTAAATGTTTAAAGACAACCACTTTGACACCATTTTCCACTCCGGAGCTCTTCACAGTTGAAATGTCAGAGAAGAATTCTGTGGGAAAgactctgcctcctcctctggtGTCCAAAGACTCGTCTCCTCTGATGGGCAGCGTGCTGCTGCGAGCAACTGAGCCATCCTTGAGTGAAGCTTTTCAAATGGAGCTGAACTCAAAGCTAGCAGCCTTTGACAGTGTAGACGGCCCAGAGTCAAAGGCAGAGGAGAGAGACCAACTGGCACTAGCTTCTACCAGTCAGGAGCCACAAG TGTCAAACCCTACCAAGGACTTCAGCCCTCAATCCCAGTGCAGCACAGCTCCTGTGTcggccccgcctcctcctcctcccaaaaACGCGGCGCGCATGTTGGCCCTGGCCCTGGCTGAGTCGGCTCAACAGGTCTCCCTCCAGCCTCATCCTCAGTGCTCTGAGGCGGCGACACCTGTGTCCAAAGTCGAGGTGGAAGTCTCAGCCACTCAGGACACGCCATCACTGGCTCCACTCCCTCAGACGCACTTCGACAACATTTTGGACCAAGCAAGTTCGCTTCCCCCGGCTGCTTCGACACAGTCTGCCTCGTGCTACTCTTCCAACTCGAGCCATCCATTAGCCCAGCAGACACCGAGCAGTACCATCCTCAGACCTGCATCTTCCACAACTCCACCAGAAACAGACTTCTCCCCACCGGATACTCCTCAAGACAAGTTtgctcctccctctgcttccaAATCTCTAGTTCATCCCTCAACAAAAAGTCCTGACCAGGAAGTACCCGCTAAGGTCCCCACACCGACTAGCACCAGTCAAGCCACTACGCCCAGAAGTGGTTGCAGCGAGAGCCGAGTGGCACCACAGTCCGCCTCAGAG ATGAAACCAGAGGAGACGACTGCCCCTCCTGTTCTTCCAAAACCAACAGAAGTGCCACCTCTGAAACCCAAGAAGCCTGTCATCCCACTGCCTCAACATCAACCCCAACCTCAGCCACTCCTCACGCCTCAGTGCCAGACCAAAACCCAGCCCCCTCCGTCAAACACCAGTGCCAGAACAGCTCCCGGCGAGTCCTCCGAGAAGCCCTGGGAGGCCATTAAGCCCATACAGCCTTGTGCCGGTTCGTCAAAGTACCCGGACTCACATGGGTCTGCTCCTCCAGCGCCCCCTGTGAGAACCATGGAGAGCAAACTGGCCACTGCCGCGCTTAGTCAGAGTGAAGCCTCTTTCCACGTCCTGGTTGAGGGGCACCCTGATGAGGTCCTGCCTCAGCGCCCACTGACTCCTCGGAAGACCTCCACTCCACAGCCCCCGTACGTGTACCATAAAGGAGATCCTGTTCTCCTGGAGCCTTCAGGTGGAGCCTACTATCACCAGAGGCCGGTTCCTCTGGGTCCCCAGGGTATGCCGCACCACTATCGGCCGGAGGTGGCCCCTCCACACCATGCGTATGTGTCCAAGTCAGAACCTCAGATACCATACAGTGCCAGGGTGGACAACAGGTACAGCACTTTAGGCCCACGGTCCTACCACCACTCCATCAAGTCCAGAGGAAACCCTAGGAATATATACATGGCTCCAGGTCCCGGTCACCAGGGCTACAGCCACGACAGGACACATGGCTATCCCACCATCCGCCGGGTCCATTCTCTTCACGTTCCCTCAACCATCCGCACTGTTCCCATTCACCGGACCGAAGTCCCTCCAGATGACGACATGTTCTTCTACCACCGACCCGTTTACCCCTGTAAGGCGTACCAGCAGGCCCCGCCTCACCCCCCACAGCAGTCCTCACAGACAGACTACCACGTCACTCAGCTGCAGCCTTTCTTTGAAAACGGCCGTGTGCAGTACCGCTACAGTCCCTACTCTGGCTCCAGTCCGATGGAGGCTCCCTTTTACGACATCGATCCGTATGGCACCATTCGAGTCCGCCACATCCACTCGTACGGAGGGCGAGATCCCGCCACTGCCAGCCGACCAGTCGGGAAGACAGGGTACCACTACCTGGCACGCCATGTGATCCCGCCAGGGAAGGAGCACAGTTTTGTGAGCCGGGACATGCCCCCAGGTCACGCGAGCAAGGAAGCACCAGCGTATCTGTCCTGGGACCCAGAGGAGGCGGAGCGGCTCCGCATGCACTCCATTCGCCGGGAGAGCAGAGCGAGGCAGAAAATCAAAGGCCCAGTTCTCTCACAGTACGACAATGTGGCCTTGTTCTCATCAGCGGACATGAGTGGGTACGAAACCCTTCACCTGCGCAGCAAGTCCGACCCAGGTAAAGCTGTTCTGGTCGCTGCTGAAAGCAAAGATGGTCGCTATCTTCCCCGACACTTGCAGTCAGATCCGGACGTTGTCATGTACATGGAGACAGATGTCCAGGGCCATGTGGGCGGGGACAAGCTGGAGGGGATCGGGAAGCAAGGCAGTTCCAAGAAGTGTCAGTCTTCTCACTCACTGCCCTCCTCAGTGGGTCTCTCCCAACAACAGGAGACCAAACACGAGgcggtggaggagaagctgagcGGGGACAGCAGCCACAGCAAACACCGGCACCAGGACAGCACCAAGAGGAGTTTCCAAACCACCGAGCACCACCAGACTAAAGTGAAGACCAACAGCTACCACAGCATCGACGAGCAGTTCTCTGCCTCCAGGGAACATGTGGTGCGCTCCAAACCAGAGCGCTCGCACAGCGTCCGCGAGCAGCCGCACTATAACCCCAGCAAACCTGACCTTGACAGAGACTACTACCAGAAACACAACATGAAACCAGTGCAGTCCCACTACGATAATCTGGACGATTACCATCCGGTACCTCATTCACAGGCCCCGGCTCAAAAACGGGGCGGCTCCAGCACTTACCCGGCTGCAGGATTTCCAGTCAGCCACAATAATAATGGCGCGTACGCCACCGCGCTGGGCCAGGGAGCCTTCATCCAGACCGAGCTGGGCCTCCCCAGGCCAGAGGCAGACTTGCGTACGGAGTAA